The Rhinopithecus roxellana isolate Shanxi Qingling chromosome 13, ASM756505v1, whole genome shotgun sequence genome contains a region encoding:
- the LOC104653652 gene encoding cystatin-9-like, which yields MLGLPWTGALPWVLLLLLLGFQLLLIHAWHFHEQRDCDEYNVMARYLPATVEFAVHTFNQQSKDHYAYRLVQILNSWKEQVESKTVFSMELLLGRTRCGNFEDDIDNCSFQESPELNNTFTCFFTISTRPWRTYFSLLNKTCLEGFH from the exons ATGCTGGGCCTGCCATGGACGGGAGCTCTGCCCtgggtgctgctgctgcttctcttagGCTTCCAGCTCCTGCTGATCCATGCCTGGCATTTCCACGAGCAAAGGGACTGTGACGAATACAATGTCATGGCTCGTTACCTCCCTGCCACAGTGGAGTTTGCCGTGCACACATTCAACCAACAGAGCAAGGACCATTATGCCTACAGACTGGTGcaaatcttgaattcctggaagGAGCAG GTGGAGTCCAAGACCGTATTCTCAATGGAGCTACTGCTGGGGAGAACTAGGTGTGGGAATTTTGAAGATGACATTGACAACTGCTCTTTTCAAGAGAGTCCAGAGCTGAACAAC ACTTTCACCTGCTTCTTCACCATCAGCACCAGGCCATGGAGGAcatacttcagcctcctgaacaaGACCTGCTTGGAGGGATTCCACTAA